One Scyliorhinus canicula chromosome 9, sScyCan1.1, whole genome shotgun sequence DNA segment encodes these proteins:
- the LOC119971929 gene encoding leucine-rich repeat-containing protein 4C-like, whose amino-acid sequence MLNKMTLHPQQMMIGPKFNRAILDPLFVLLLALQLLVVAGLVRAQTCPSVCSCSNQFSKVICTRRNLREVPDSISINTRYLNLQENGIQVIKADSFKHLRHLEILQLSKNHIRQIEVGAFNGLTNLNTLELFDNRLSTIPSGAFEYLSKLKELWLRNNPIESIPSYAFNRVPSLRRLDLGELKRLEYISDRAFEGLSNLRYLNLGMCNLREIPNLTPLTKLEELELSGNRLSLIRPGSFQGLTNLQKLWMMHAQIQVIERNAFDDLQSLIELNLAHNNLTLLPHDLFTPLHHLERVHLHHNPWNCNCDILWLSWWLKEIVPSNTTCCARCHAPPSLKGNYIGELDQNKFNCYAPVIVEAPTDLNLTEGMAAELKCRASTSMTSVSWITPNGTIMTHGAYKVRISVLNDGTLNFTNVTAQDTGLYTCLVSNSAGNTTASATLNVTATENSTFTYFTTVTVETMEPSVQVHTTDDKFRPTPFSDWDTTFVTTSLTPRSTKSTEKTITVAITDAGGNLMPGLDEVMKTTKIIIGCFVAITLMAAVMLIIFYKMRKQHHHQNHHAPTRTIEIINVDDDIAGSTAVESHLTMPAIEHEHMNHYNSYKAPFNHTTTVNTINSLHSSVHEPLLMRVNSKDNVQETQI is encoded by the coding sequence ATGTTGAACAAGATGACATTGCATCCACAGCAGATGATGATAGGTCCAAAGTTTAACAGGGCCATACTCGACCCCTTATTTGTCCTGCTGTTGGCTCTACAACTTCTCGTGGTGGCCGGCTTGGTCAGAGCTCAGACCTGCCCTTCCGTGTGCTCCTGTAGTAACCAGTTCAGCAAAGTGATCTGTACACGACGGAACTTGAGGGAAGTGCCAGATAGCATCTCTATCAACACGCGCTACTTGAACCTGCAAGAGAACGGGATACAAGTCATCAAAGCTGACAGCTTCAAACACTTGAGGCACCTGGAGATTCTGCAGTTGAGCAAGAACCACATTCGGCAGATTGAAGTTGGGGCATTCAACGGTCTGACAAATCTCAACACCCTGGAGCTGTTTGATAACCGCCTGTCCACCATTCCGAGTGGAGCATTTGAGTACCTCTCTAAGCTGAAGGAATTGTGGTTGAGGAATAATCCAATTGAAAGTATACCATCGTATGCTTTCAATCGAGTCCCTTCTCTTCGGAGATTGGATTTAGGTGAGCTAAAGAGACTTGAATACATCTCTGATAGAGCCTTTGAAGGCCTGTCAAATTTAAGGTATTTGAACCTCGGTATGTGTAACCTTCGGGAAATCCCAAACCTCACACCTCTGACAAAATTGGAGGAACTGGAACTATCAGGGAATCGGCTTTCACTCATCCGACCGGGCTCCTTTCAGGGTTTGACAAACCTGCAGAAACTGTGGATGATGCATGCTCAAATCCAGGTGATTGAAAGGAATGCCTTTGATGACCTTCAATCACTAATCGAGCTTAACTTGGCACATAACAACCTGACTTTGCTGCCTCACGACCTCTTCACCCCCCTTCACCACCTTGAGCGGGTCCACTTGCACCACAACCCGTGGAACTGCAATTGTGACATCTTGTGGCTGAGCTGGTGGCTGAAGGAGATTGTGCCCTCCAATACGACGTGTTGTGCTCGTTGTCATGCACCCCCAAGCCTGAAAGGGAATTATATTGGGGAACTGGATCAGAACAAATTTAACTGCTATGCTCCGGTAATTGTAGAGGCTCCTACAGACCTCAATCTAACAGAGGGGATGGCTGCAGAATTAAAATGTCGAGCATCAACCTCCATGACCTCAGTGAGTTGGATTACTCCAAACGGCACAATAATGACTCATGGGGCTTACAAAGTCCGGATCTCTGTGCTTAACGATGGCACGTTAAATTTTACAAATGTGACTGCCCAGGACACTGGTTTGTATACGTGTTTGGTGAGCAATTCTGCAGGGAATACGACAGCCTCAGCTACACTAAATGTGACTGCAACAGAAAACAGCACCTTCACCTATTTCACAACGGTCACCGTGGAGACTATGGAACCATCTGTACAGGTACACACGACAGATGACAAATTTAGACCGACGCCGTTCAGCGACTGGGACACGACATTTGTGACGACCTCCTTGACTCCTCGGAGCACCAAGTCAACGGAAAAAACAATCACTGTTGCTATTACTGATGCGGGAGGGAATCTCATGCCAGGCTTGGATGAGGTGATGAAAACCACAAAGATAATTATTGGTTGTTTTGTAGCCATCACACTGATGGCAGCGGTGATGTTGATCATTTTTTACAAAATGCGCAAGCAGCATCACCACCAGAATCACCACGCTCCCACCAGGACCATCGAGATTATCAATGTAGATGATGACATCGCGGGAAGTACTGCCGTGGAGAGTCACCTGACCATGCCCGCGATAGAGCATGAGCATATGAACCACTATAACTCGTACAAAGCTCCGTTCAATCACACCACCACAGTAAACACAATAAACTCACTACACAGCTCTGTGCATGAACCATTATTGATGCGAGTGAACTCTAAGGACAATGTGCAAGAGACACAAATATGA